A region of the Streptomyces sp. NBC_00442 genome:
ACGCCGTCCAGATCGTCCTGTCCGACCACCACTACTGGGGCGGGCTGCGCAACACCCGTGAACTCGCCGCGATCTGCCGGGTGTTCGGGGTCGGCCTGTCCATGCACTCCAACACGCACCTGGGGATCAGCCTCGCCGCCATGACCCACGTCGCCGCGACCGTCCCCCACCTCGACCACGCCTGCGACAGCCACTACCCGTGGCAGACCGAGGACGTGATCACCGCCCGGCACACGTTCCGCGCGGGGCACCTGACCGTGTCGGACGCCCCGGGCCTCGGCGTCGAGCTCGACCGCGCCGAACTTGCCCGGCTGCACCGGCGCTGGCTCGACGACGACGGCGCCCTGCGCGACCGCGACGACGCGGCCGCGATGCGGCGGGCCCCCGAGCACGAGGGGTGGACGACTCCGGCGCTGCCACGCTGGTAGCGGGGGCTTTCGCGCGCGCATCGGGCAGACTTGCCAGATCTGTACGCGAACGGAGAGCCCGCCGTGACGACACCACCCAGCAGAGAGCAGCCGCCGCACCCCGAGCACCACGAGGCCCAGCGCCCCTGTCCGGACGGCACACCCGAACCCGGCACGTCCGAACCCGGCGAGCGCAGCCCCCGGCGCCACACCTCGGGCGCCGAGCCGCGCCGGTCCTCCCGGCTCGACCCGCTCGACGGGCTCCGCGACCCCCGAGACCCGCCCTGCGACGTCTTCCTCACCGGCACGGTCTTCCTCGACATCATCTTCACCGGGCTCGACTCGGCGCCGGTGCGCGGTACCGAGTCCTGGGCGCGCGGCATGGGTTCGAGTCCGGGCGGCGTCGCCAACATGGCCACCGCGCTCGCCCGCCTCGGCCTGCACACCTCCCTCGCGGCGGCGTTCGGCGACGACCACTACGGCGACTACTGCTGGGACGCGCTGGAACAGGGCGAGGGCATCGACCTGTCGCCGTCGCACACCGTGCCCGGCTGGCACTCTCCGGTCACCGTGTCGATGGCGTACGAGGGCGAACGCACCATGGTCACCCACGGCCACGAGGCGCCCCACGCACTGTCCGCGCCCAACTGCCCGCCCCGCGCCCGCGCCGCCATCGCCTCCCTGGTGCCCGGCCGGCGCGAGGGCTGGATCGCGGACGCGGCACGCTCCGGCGCGCGCATCTTCGCGGACGTCGGCTGGGACGACACCGGCCGCTGGGACCTGGCCGCGCTCGAAGAGCTCGACCACTGCGAGGCGTTCCTGCCCAACGCGGCCGAGGCGATGCGCTACACCCGCACCGACTGCCCCCGCGCGGCGGCCCGCGCCCTGGCCGACAAGGTGCCGCTCGCGGTGGTGACCCTGGGCTCGGAGGGTGCGTACGCGGTGGACGGCGCGACGGGAGAGACGGCGGACGTCCCCGCCATCGCGGTGGAGGCCCTCGACCCCACCGGGGCGGGCGACGTCTTCGTGGCCGGCTTCGTCACCGGCACCCTCGCGGGCTGGCCCCTCGCCGACCGGCTCGCCTTCGCGGGGCTCACGGCCGCGCTGTCGGTCCAGGAGTTCGGCGGCTCGCTCTCGGCGCCGGGCTGGGCGGAGATCGCGAGCTGGTGGGAGCGGGTCCGCACCCTGGACGACCAGGACCCGGCGGCCCTGCGCCGCTACGCCTTCCTGTCCGACCTCCTCCCGGGCGCCGCCCGCACCTGGCCCCTGCGCCGGGCCCTCCCCACCTTGGGCTTCCGCAACCCGGCGTGAGCCTCGGGCGCGACCCGAGGGCGAAAACCCCTCGGCCGCATGCGCGGCAAGTCGTACGCTTGGTATCCCAGAGGCTCTCGATCAGCGAGACCCCTGCAACGGGAGGTATGTGCAGGCCACACGGCCGGCCCATGACGCAGACACCCACACACCCGCAGGCGCACGCCCAGATCACCATCCCGGCCAAGCACCCCATGGTGACCGTCCTGGGTTCGAGCGACTCCCTGCTGCGCGTGATCGAGAAGGCCTTCCCGTCGGCCGACATCCACGTACGGGGCAATGAGATCAGCGCCGTGGGAGACGCGACGGAAGTCGCCCTCATCCAGCGACTGTTCGACGAGATGTTGCTGGTGCTCCGCACCGGACAGCCGATGACGGAGGACGCAGTGGAACGCTCGGTCGCCATGCTCCGCGCAAGGGGCAACGCAGCGAACGGGGAGGGGAACGGCGAGACACCCGCCGAGGTGCTCACGCAGAACATCCTCTCCAACCGCGGCCGCACCATCCGCCCCAAGACCCTCAACCAGAAGCGGTACGTCGACGCGATCGACAAGCACACGATCGTCTTCGGTATCGGGCCCGCGGGCACCGGCAAGACCTACCTCGCCATGGCCAAGGCGGTCCAGGCCCTGCAGTCCAAGCAGGTCACCCGGATCATCCTGACCCGGCCCGCGGTGGAGGCCGGCGAGCGCCTCGGCTTCCTGCCCGGCACGCTCTACGAGAAGATCGACCCCTACCTGCGGCCGCTGTACGACGCCCTGCACGACATGCTCGACCCCGAGTCGATCCCGCGCCTGATGGCGGCCGGCACCATCGAGGTCGCACCCCTGGCCTACATGCGCGGGCGCACCCTGAACGACGCGTTCATCATCCTCGACGAGGCGCAGAACACCAGCGCCGAGCAGATGAAGATGTTCCTGACCAGGCTCGGCTTCGACTCGAAGATCGTCATCACCGGTGACGTCACCCAGGTCGACCTGCCGAGCGGCACCAAGAGCGGTCTGCGCCAGGTCCAGGACATCCTGGAGGGCGTCGACGACGTGCACTTCTCCCGGCTCACCTCGCAGGATGTCGTACGGCACAAGCTCGTCGGCCGTATCGTCGACGCGTACGAGCAGTACGACAGCCGCCAGGACCACAACGGGCAGCGCGGCCGAAACGGGAAGTAGAGCAGAGCGCACCATGTCGATCGACGTCAACAACGAGTCCGGAACCGAGGTCGACGAGCAGGCGATCCTCGACATCGCCCGCTACGCCCTCACACGGATGCGGATCCACCCGCTCTCCGAACTCTCGGTGATCGTCGTGGACGCCGAAGCCATGGAGCAGCTGCACATCCAGTGGATGGACCTGCCGGGCCCCACCGACGTCATGTCCTTCCCGATGGACGAGCTGCGTCCGCCGGCGAAGGACGACGACGCGGCGGAGGCCCCGCAGGGCCTCCTCGGCGACATCGTGCTGTGCCCCGAGGTCGCGAAGAAGCAGGGCGAGGACGCCGAGACGCAGCACTCCATGGACGAGGAGCTCCAGCTCCTCACCGTCCACGGCGTGCTGCACCTGCTCGGCTACGACCACGAGGAGCCGGACGAGAAGGCCGAGATGTTCGGCCTCCAGGCGGCCATCGTCGACGGCTGGCGAGCGGAGAAGGGCCTGACCGGCCCCTCACCGGCGCCGACCGTCTCATGACCGGGCAGCTCATCGCGGGAGCCGTCGCGCTCGTCGTCGTCGCCTGGCTCGCCGCCTGCGCCGAGGCCGGCCTCGCCCGCATCTCCTCCTTCCGCGCCGCCGAGGCGGTCCGCACCGGCCGGCGCGGCAGCGCCAAGCTCGCGCAGATCGCCGCCGAGCCCACGCGCTACCTCAACGTCGCCCTGCTCGTGCGGGTCGCCTGCGAGATGGCCGCCGGGGTCCTCGTCACCTACGTGTGCCTGGAGGAGTTCGGCCAGACATGGGCCGCGCTGCTCGTCGCCATCGCCGTGATGGTTCTCGTGTCGTACGTCGCCGTCGGCGTCTCGCCCCGCACCATCGGCCGCCAGCACCCCCTGAATACCGCGACGGCCGCCGCGTACGTGCTGCTGCCGCTGGCCAGGATCATGGGGCCGATCCCGCAGCTCCTGATCCTGCTCGGCAACGCGCTGACCCCCGGAAAGGGCTTCCGCAAGGGGCCGTTCGCCTCCGAGGCCGAGCTGCGCGCGATGGTCGACCTCGCCGAGGCGGAGTCGCTGATCGAGGACGACGAGCGCCGCATGGTGCACTCGGTGTTCGAGCTCGGCGACACCCTGGTGCGCGAGGTCATGGTGCCGCGCACCGACCTCGTCTGCATCGAGCGCTACAAGACGATCCGCCAGGCCCTCACCCTCGCCCTGCGCTCCGGTTTCTCGCGCATCCCGGTGACCGGCGAGAACGAGGACGACATCGTCGGGATCGTCTACCTCAAGGACCTGGTCCGCAAGACGCACATCAACCGGGACTCCGAGGCCGACCTCGTCTCCACCGCGATGCGGCCCGCCGCGTTCGTGCCCGACACCAAGAACGCCGGCGACCTGCTGCGCGAGATGCAGCAGCAGCGCAGCCACGTCGCCGTCGTCATCGACGAGTACGGCGGCACCGCGGGCATCGTCACCATCGAGGACATCCTCGAAGAGATCGTCGGCGAGATCACCGACGAGTACGACCGCGAACTGCCCCCGGTCACCGAGCTGGACGACGGCTGCTTCCGGGTCACCGCCCGCCTCGACATCGGCGACCTGGGCGAACTGTTCGGGTTCGACGAGTTCGACGACGAGGACGTGGAGACGGTGGGCGGGCTGCTCGCCAAGTCGCTCGGCCGGGTACCGATCGCCGGCGCGTCGGCCGTCGTGGAACTGCCCGACGCGCGCAGGCTGCGGCTCACCGCCGAATCCCCGGCCGGCCGCCGCAACAAGATCGTCACCGTGCTCGTGGAGCCGTCCAAGGACGACGACGAGGAGAAGGAGGCCGGGCGATGACAGCCGGGCGCCGGATGACGGCCAAGCAACTGCGGGCGTTCTGCCTGGAGTTCAACGCCGTGACCGAGGAGTTCCCGTTCAACCCGGAGACCTCGGTCTTCAAGGTGCTCGGCAAGGTCTTCGCGCTCACCGCGCTCGACTCCGAGCCGCTCACCGTCAACCTCAAGTGCGACCCCGACGAGGCGGTCCGGCTGCGCGAGGAGCACCCCGCGATCGTGCCGGGCTACCACATGAACAAGCGGCACTGGAACACCGTGAACACGGCGGAGCTCCCGGACCGGATGGTCCGGGAGCTCATCGAGGACTCGTACGACCTGGTGGTGGCCGGTCTGCCGAAGGCCGAGCGGCTCCGGCTCGACCGGCCCTGACCACTCAAGCCGCGCGCTTGCGCAGTCCGAGGCCGACCGCCACCAGGGCGGCCGCCGCGATCACGACACCCGCGTCGATCGCCAGCACCGTACGCACCCCGTCGAACAGCGAGGACTGCGTGGTGGCGAGCACGCCGAGCAGCGGGATGCCGACGGTGAGCCCGATCTGCTGGGTGGTGGTGACGAGCCCGGTCGCCAGGCCCTGCTCCTCGTCGGGCACCCCGCTGGTCACGGTCACGCCGTACGAGATGATCGCGCCCAGGTGGCACATGCTGGCCAGCGAGACGGCGACGGTGGCGAGCAGGACGCCCGAGTGGCTGCCGAGGCCGAGGAGCGCGGCGATGAACACGCCCTGGCCGAGCAGCGAGACGGCCAGCACGCGCCGCGAGCCGAAGCGGCCGATGAGCCGGGCCGCGTACGTGCCGGCGACGGCCGACGCGATCCCCTGGATGCCGAAGACCAGACCGGTCTCGAAGGACGAAAGACCCAGCGTCTCCTGGAGGTAGAGGGTCAGCACGAAGACGACCGTCGACATCATCGAGAAGGTGACGAGACCGCCCACGTTGCCCCAGGCCACCGTGCGGCGCTTCAGCATCGGCAGCGACACCAGCGGCGCCGCGGCCTTCGACTCGACGATCACGAACGCGGCGAGCAGGGCGATGCCCACCAGCAGCGTGCCCCACACGTCGACACCGCCGAAGCCGCGCTGGGCCGCCGTCGACAGGGAGTAGATCACCGCGAGCAGACCACCGGTGACGGTGACGGCGCCGGGCACGTCGAGCCGCGGCCGCTCGGGGGTGCGCGACTCGGGCAGCAGGCCGGGAGCGAGCGCCAGGACCACCGCCGCGAACGCCACGAGCAGGCCCATCGTGGAGCGCCAGCCGAGCGTGTCGGTCATGACACCGCCGAGCACCATGCCGATGGTGAAGCCCAGCGAGAGCAGCGTGCCGGAGATGCCGAGCGCCTTGTCGCGCTGCGGGCCCTCGGGGAACGTCGTGGTCAGCAGGGACATGCCGGTCGGCACGATGACGGCCGCGCCGAGGCCCTGCAGCGCGCGCCCGGTCAGGAACGAGGCCGGGTCCCAGGCGAGGGTGGCGAGCAGCGACGCCGCGCCGAACAGGGCGAGTCCCGTCAGGAACAGCTTCTTGCGGCCGAAGAGGTCGGCGATGCGGCCGAACAGGAGCAGGAAGCCGCCCGAAGGAAGCGCGAACGCGGTGACCGCCCACTGGAGCGCGGACCGGCTCAGGCCCAGGTCCGTGCCGAGCGTGGGCAGCGCCACGTTCAGCACGGAGAAGTCGAGCGCCACCATGAACTGGGCGGCGCACAGCACGAAGAGGACCAGCTTGGCCCGGCGGCTGAGCCGGGCGTCCGCGGGGGAGTGGGGTACGGAGGTGGAGGGGGGTACGGAACCGGAGGGGGGTACGGAACCGGAGGGGGCCGCGGTCTCGGGCCCGGTGACTGCTGTCGTCGTATCGATCGCCATGGCCCCACCTTCGCGGCCCGGGAATGCCCGTGGAGAGTGGGAACTTATCCTGTTGGTGGCACCACCAGGCAGCCGGCAGGGGGAGAGACAGTGGCTACACCGATCGACAAGCGGCGCCGCACTGAGTTGCGCGAGTTCTTGATGAGCAGACGGGCACGGATCACGCCCACCCAGGCCGGACTTCCCGACGGCGGGGCCCGCCGCCGCACCCCCGGGCTGCGCCGCGAGGAGGTCGCCGTGCTCGCCGGGGTCGGCGTCTCCTGGTACCAGTGGCTGGAGCAGGGCCGCGACATCACCGTCTCTCCGCAGGTGCTGGACTCGGTGGGCCGGGTCCTCCAACTGACCAGCGCCGAGCGCCGTCACCTGTACGTCCTGGCCGGGCTCAACCCGCCGGCCCCGGAGGTCGACCCGGACAACGCCGACATGTGCAACGGCCTGCAGCGCCTCATCGACGCCTGGATGCCGTTCCCGGCGCACATCATGGACGCGTACTGGAACACGGTCATGTACAACGACTCGGCGGCGCTCGTCCTCGGCATGCGACCCGAGATCGTGCAGAACTGCCTGATCGCGTTCTTCACCGATCCCCTCTACCGCGAGCGCGCCAAGCGCTGGGAGGAGATCGCCTGCAACGTCGTCGCCCAGTTCCGCGCGGCCTGCTCGGAGCGGCCCGACGACGAGGGGTTCCAGGCGGTCGTGGAGCACGCCAAGGAGCTCAGCCCGGAGTTCGTGGAGCTGTGGGAGCGGCGCGACGTCCAGCCCGGCGGGCAGCTCCGCAAGGAGATCGAGCATCCGGTGGTGGGCGCCCTGCACGTGGAGTCGACCCAGCTGCGGGTTCCGGCCCGCCCGGATCTGGTGATCGTGCTGCACACCCCGCTGCCGAACACCGAGACCGCCGAGAAGCTGGAGTGGCTGACCTCGCCGGAGGGCCGGCGCGGCTCGATGTACCCGGTCGCGGTCTGACCCCGGGGCTCGGGCGCCCCGCCGCCCCGCCGGTCGTCCCACTCCTTATGCTCGGGGCATGACTCAGAGCACCGAACTCGACCCCGAGGACCGCAAGATCATCACGCTGGCGCGCAGCGCCAGGGCCCGCAACGGCGTCGCCGAGGGCGCGGCCGTGCGCGACGAGACGGGCCGCACCTACGTTGCCGGCACGGTCGAGCTCGCCTCCCTGAAGCTTTCCGCGCTCCGGACGGCGGTCGCGATGGCCGTGGCGAGCGGAGCGACGTCGTTGGAAGCGGCGGCGGTGGTGACGGAGGCGGCGGTTCCTGCGGAGGCGGATGTGGCGGCGGTACGGGATCTGGGCGGGGCCGGGGTGAGGGTGTTCTTGGCGACGCCGGCGGGTGAGGTGAGCCGTACGCTCTGACCCCCCGGGGCACGTTTTCCCACCCTCCCCCAGGGCCTTGAGGGCCAGGGGGGACCCCCATGACGGGCTGAGGATGCCCATGCCGCCCGGCACCGAGTGGCCAGGGGCGCGGGGAACCGCGCGAGGAGCGGGCACGGTCCGCGGACGAAGCGGGGTTTTGAGGGGGCGCGGGGAACCGCGCGGGTGGGTGGCACGGGAGAAGCGGGGGCAGGGGGTGTTGGAGGGGGACCGCCCGGTCCCCCAACAATCAACGCGACGCCCCTTGCAATCCCAAGCCGCCCGCGCATCAATGGACGGCAGTCGAACCGACGGGCCGTCAGATCCATGGGGCGGACCGGCACGGGGTGCAGAGCCGCAACCCCGTACCGGAGTCGGACTCCCTCCGCGCACGTGAGCGCAGCCCCGTCAGAGCCATGCCCGCACGCCCGCGCACCCGTGCGCGTGGGCCGCCGGGGCTGCCGCGCGGTCGTGTGTCGATGACGCGGCAGACGATCAACTCCCTGTCATGGGAAGGGGAATCATGCGTAAGAGCACCAGCAGGCCGGTCGTGCGGGCCGCACTCGCGGTGGGAGCGGTGGCCGCCGCGGGCCTCGCCCTCGCGCCGAGCGCCGCGGCCGTCACGCCGACCACGGCGACCGCCACGTACGACTGCGGGACCTGGGGCGGTGGCGGGGCCACGCTCACCGCGACCCAGAGCGGTACGGCCGCGACCATCACGCTGACCTCGGCCGTCACCACCCCGATCGC
Encoded here:
- a CDS encoding hemolysin family protein — encoded protein: MTGQLIAGAVALVVVAWLAACAEAGLARISSFRAAEAVRTGRRGSAKLAQIAAEPTRYLNVALLVRVACEMAAGVLVTYVCLEEFGQTWAALLVAIAVMVLVSYVAVGVSPRTIGRQHPLNTATAAAYVLLPLARIMGPIPQLLILLGNALTPGKGFRKGPFASEAELRAMVDLAEAESLIEDDERRMVHSVFELGDTLVREVMVPRTDLVCIERYKTIRQALTLALRSGFSRIPVTGENEDDIVGIVYLKDLVRKTHINRDSEADLVSTAMRPAAFVPDTKNAGDLLREMQQQRSHVAVVIDEYGGTAGIVTIEDILEEIVGEITDEYDRELPPVTELDDGCFRVTARLDIGDLGELFGFDEFDDEDVETVGGLLAKSLGRVPIAGASAVVELPDARRLRLTAESPAGRRNKIVTVLVEPSKDDDEEKEAGR
- a CDS encoding cytidine deaminase, whose product is MTQSTELDPEDRKIITLARSARARNGVAEGAAVRDETGRTYVAGTVELASLKLSALRTAVAMAVASGATSLEAAAVVTEAAVPAEADVAAVRDLGGAGVRVFLATPAGEVSRTL
- a CDS encoding helix-turn-helix transcriptional regulator; this encodes MSRRARITPTQAGLPDGGARRRTPGLRREEVAVLAGVGVSWYQWLEQGRDITVSPQVLDSVGRVLQLTSAERRHLYVLAGLNPPAPEVDPDNADMCNGLQRLIDAWMPFPAHIMDAYWNTVMYNDSAALVLGMRPEIVQNCLIAFFTDPLYRERAKRWEEIACNVVAQFRAACSERPDDEGFQAVVEHAKELSPEFVELWERRDVQPGGQLRKEIEHPVVGALHVESTQLRVPARPDLVIVLHTPLPNTETAEKLEWLTSPEGRRGSMYPVAV
- a CDS encoding MmcQ/YjbR family DNA-binding protein, producing the protein MTAKQLRAFCLEFNAVTEEFPFNPETSVFKVLGKVFALTALDSEPLTVNLKCDPDEAVRLREEHPAIVPGYHMNKRHWNTVNTAELPDRMVRELIEDSYDLVVAGLPKAERLRLDRP
- a CDS encoding MFS transporter; amino-acid sequence: MAIDTTTAVTGPETAAPSGSVPPSGSVPPSTSVPHSPADARLSRRAKLVLFVLCAAQFMVALDFSVLNVALPTLGTDLGLSRSALQWAVTAFALPSGGFLLLFGRIADLFGRKKLFLTGLALFGAASLLATLAWDPASFLTGRALQGLGAAVIVPTGMSLLTTTFPEGPQRDKALGISGTLLSLGFTIGMVLGGVMTDTLGWRSTMGLLVAFAAVVLALAPGLLPESRTPERPRLDVPGAVTVTGGLLAVIYSLSTAAQRGFGGVDVWGTLLVGIALLAAFVIVESKAAAPLVSLPMLKRRTVAWGNVGGLVTFSMMSTVVFVLTLYLQETLGLSSFETGLVFGIQGIASAVAGTYAARLIGRFGSRRVLAVSLLGQGVFIAALLGLGSHSGVLLATVAVSLASMCHLGAIISYGVTVTSGVPDEEQGLATGLVTTTQQIGLTVGIPLLGVLATTQSSLFDGVRTVLAIDAGVVIAAAALVAVGLGLRKRAA
- a CDS encoding carbohydrate kinase family protein, whose protein sequence is MTTPPSREQPPHPEHHEAQRPCPDGTPEPGTSEPGERSPRRHTSGAEPRRSSRLDPLDGLRDPRDPPCDVFLTGTVFLDIIFTGLDSAPVRGTESWARGMGSSPGGVANMATALARLGLHTSLAAAFGDDHYGDYCWDALEQGEGIDLSPSHTVPGWHSPVTVSMAYEGERTMVTHGHEAPHALSAPNCPPRARAAIASLVPGRREGWIADAARSGARIFADVGWDDTGRWDLAALEELDHCEAFLPNAAEAMRYTRTDCPRAAARALADKVPLAVVTLGSEGAYAVDGATGETADVPAIAVEALDPTGAGDVFVAGFVTGTLAGWPLADRLAFAGLTAALSVQEFGGSLSAPGWAEIASWWERVRTLDDQDPAALRRYAFLSDLLPGAARTWPLRRALPTLGFRNPA
- a CDS encoding PhoH family protein encodes the protein MTQTPTHPQAHAQITIPAKHPMVTVLGSSDSLLRVIEKAFPSADIHVRGNEISAVGDATEVALIQRLFDEMLLVLRTGQPMTEDAVERSVAMLRARGNAANGEGNGETPAEVLTQNILSNRGRTIRPKTLNQKRYVDAIDKHTIVFGIGPAGTGKTYLAMAKAVQALQSKQVTRIILTRPAVEAGERLGFLPGTLYEKIDPYLRPLYDALHDMLDPESIPRLMAAGTIEVAPLAYMRGRTLNDAFIILDEAQNTSAEQMKMFLTRLGFDSKIVITGDVTQVDLPSGTKSGLRQVQDILEGVDDVHFSRLTSQDVVRHKLVGRIVDAYEQYDSRQDHNGQRGRNGK
- the ybeY gene encoding rRNA maturation RNase YbeY, coding for MSIDVNNESGTEVDEQAILDIARYALTRMRIHPLSELSVIVVDAEAMEQLHIQWMDLPGPTDVMSFPMDELRPPAKDDDAAEAPQGLLGDIVLCPEVAKKQGEDAETQHSMDEELQLLTVHGVLHLLGYDHEEPDEKAEMFGLQAAIVDGWRAEKGLTGPSPAPTVS